From a single Mycosarcoma maydis chromosome 14, whole genome shotgun sequence genomic region:
- a CDS encoding uncharacterized protein (related to ANT1 - Peroxisomal transporter of adenine nucleotides (ATP, AMP) - member of the mitochondrial carrier family (MCF)) — translation MAQSQLPPFAQATAGALGSITSNTLVYPLDLLSTRCQTQSRGRDGKRGYQSISAALQEIVHQNGVRGLYQGLASDTLSNTLSNFLFFYFRSFFMEAVKERKKAKLPSPPAGGQGKGKVPNIVITAAEDLAIGALAGIVSRFFTTPLSNVTVRMQTSANPKGKSKEREEKSKEGGQPSSDSESDDEGGYAESAGITDVLRQIVAEKGWLGLWSGFETAALLSISPALTFYSTNAVSRLLIPKDKRDKPSSLQTFVTSAIGNSISTVIVFPLILCKTRLQWRSPTGRRMYRNLLDVLRKTVKRGGLQGLYQGLDSQLIKGLFSFGTTMMVKARIEAWFVLLYLAVRKQRATLA, via the coding sequence ATGGCTCAGTCGCAACTTCCTCCCTTTGCGCAGGCCACCGCGGGTGCGCTAGGCTCGATCACGAGCAACACGCTCGTCTACCCTCTCGACCTGCTTTCCACCCGTTGTCAAACGCAATCGCGCGGTCGAGATGGCAAGCGCGGCTACCAATCCATCTCGGCAGCGCTCCAAGAGATCGTGCATCAGAATGGCGTCAGAGGGCTGTACCAAGGTCTTGCATCTGATACTCTTTCCAACACATTGTCCAacttcctcttcttctaTTTCCGGTCCTTCTTTATGGAGGCAGTCAaggagaggaagaaggcCAAGTTGCCTTCACCACCAGCGGGCGGACAAGGAAAGGGGAAAGTACCGAACATCGTGATAACGGCAGCCGAGGATTTAGCGATCGGTGCGCTTGCCGGGATCGTTTCGAGATTCTTTACTACGCCGTTGTCGAATGTAACGGTGCGGATGCAGACGTCGGCCAATCCAAAGGGAAAGTCGAAGGAACGAGAGGAAAAGAGCAAAGAAGGTGGACAGCCGAGCTCAGATAGCGAATCGGACGACGAAGGTGGCTATGCCGAATCTGCTGGTATCACGGATGTTCTGCGACAGATTGTCGCAGAAAAGGGATGGCTCGGACTGTGGTCCGGCTTTGAAACTGCCGCACTGCTCAGCATCTCGCCCGCATTGACATTCTACAGCACCAACGCGGTTTCAAGACTGTTGATTCCCAAGGACAAGCGCGACAAGCCCTCCTCGTTGCAAACCTTTGTCACCTCAGCCATCGGAAACAGCATCTCGACGGTCATTGTCTTCCCTCTGATCCTGTGCAAGACGCGGTTGCAGTGGAGAAGCCCCACGGGCAGAAGGATGTATAGAAACCTGCTCGACGTCTTAAGAAAGACGGTCAAGCGCGGTGGACTTCAAGGTCTATACCAAGGATTGGATTCGCAATTGATCAAAGGGCTGTTCAGTTTCGGCACAACCATGATGGTCAAAGCTCGCATCGAAGCATGGTTCGTTCTGCTGTACCTGGCAGTAAGAAAACAGAGAGCGACACTGGCGTAG